CTATGTGATAGTTGCACGGCCTTGTGAATATCCTAAAAATCACTGCATACTCTAAATGGGTGATTTGCATGGTATGTGAAGTACAGCTCAATAAATCTGTTAGGAAAATTACAtaggccaggccaggcacagtggctcacacctgtaatcccagcactttgggaggctgaggagggtggatcactggaagtcaggagctcgagaccagcctggccaacatggtgaaatcccatctctactaaaaatacaaaaattagccaggcatgatggcgcacgcctgtagtcccagctacttgggaggctgaggcaggagaactgcttgaacttgggagttggaggtttcagtcagccaagatcacgccactgcactctggcctgggtgatagagtgatactctgtctcaaaaaaaaaaaaaaaaaaaaggaaatgacacaGACTGGACAGGGTGGCTCACACAtttaatgccagtactttgggaggtcaaggcagcaaaATCACAagtccaggagctcgagaccagcctggacaacatagcaagaccccatctctaagaaaaataaaaaattagccaggtgtggtgatgcgcacctgtagtcccaactatttgggagtctgaggctggaggatctcttgagaccaggagatcgaggctgcagtgagctgtgatcaagccactgcactccagcctgggtgacagagcaagaccctgcctcaaaaaagaaaaagaaaatgacacagaAGGGCAGGCAGAAGCATGGTCAGGCTAAATGGCCTCTACGTTTTCTTTCGGGCTGTAAAATTCTATGCACTAGAAGGCACTTAGATCAGTCCTGGGGCACATCTGAATAGCAAAGGAACCCTCAGACTAGGTACACCCAGGCAGGAGACAATCACTGAACCCAATGCTACAAGGTAGAGTGGCTGTGGTCCGCAGGCAATCCACCCTGGGATCACAGAGTGAGTGCCCCAGCCTCACTCACCGAGCATGGAGCTGATGAGCTGGTCAGGGCTGGCCTGAGTGGACGTGGAACAGAGGGTGTTGAAGTACACCCCAGAGCCCTCCCGGATGGGGCTGAGCATTGGGGGTGGTGTGTAGGGGGAGCACTGGAATAAGCCCTTCAGGAGGCAGTCCACCAGGAACATGGGTGACCGCAGGCGGCTCTGGTGGCATCCTGCAGGGCCAGGCTCCCCAGCCGTGGAGGGTGGGGGCCGCTTCTTCCGCTTTCTCTGCTGGCTGCTCTCCTTGCTGTCTCGCTCCTCCCCGTCTTTCTCTTGTCCCTGAAGAAGTTTAGAACCACAGGTGGTCGCCTGAAGCCACCTACTGCACCACTCCATCTCCAGGATGGAAAGAGAGCAGGAAAAGGAGACCGGCCAGAGACAGGAAACTAGGAAATGCACGCCCGGCAAAGGAGGCTGGCCACACCTGAGCCAGACCTGACGTACTGAGCCTGGCGATGATCCGGCTGCAGCCTTCTCCTGCACCCACTGCCCCAGCAGAGCCCCTGACTCTGTGTAAGAATAGCCTCAATCATTAAGATGACTGGCccttaaaaagagagagatccCCAGAGATACAGTGTGACGGTGAAGAAAGAAATGCTGCTCCACCCAAATGACAAGCACCGAAATGACCCAGCCACTGACTCAGGGGACCTTCAGGTCCACGGACTGTGTCCCCGAGTCCAGCAGGAGCTTCTTCAGTAGGGGGTCCTCCAGTACAGGCTGCAGAGACAAGCCCTACGAGACTGATCACTCGTAACTCACCATGCTCTCTCTCACTTCCACAAAATCTCCTCTCCGCTCTGCCAGCCCTACTCCTCCTCATCCTCTAGGTCTCAGATCCCatacctcctcctccaggaagccctcccttaCCTCCTCAGGCTGGGTCAGGAGCCCCCTGGGAACTCTCTGGGCTCCCTCTGCTCCCAGCTCTGCCCACTCTGGGTTGTCACTGTCTGGGGACAGGCCTGTCTCCTCCACTGGACTAGGagccctgggaggcagggccCAGGCTATTGTGGTcacctctgtgtccccagcaccacccagcacagggcctggcacagaggggCTCAGTGAATGCTGAATGACTGAATTAACATGCAAACCAGGTTCTTCTGgatcaagattttcttttttttttttttttttttgagacagagtctcactctgttacccaggctagagtgcagtgttgtgatctcagctcactgcaacctctccttcctgggttcaagtgattctcgggcctcagcctcccgagtagctgggtttacaggtgcctgccaccatgcccagctaatttttttgtatttttagtagacacagggtttcaccatgttgcccaggctggtctcgaatacctgagctcaggcaatccacccgcctcagcctcccaaagtgctgggattacaggcatgagccaccacatccagcctggaGTCAAAGATTTTCTGTGGTATCTGGTTTGGGTTTTTCCTACGGCTTCCCCCAGCAGCTGCGGGCAGTGGCAGGAAGGAGGCAGGCCGACAAGCACCCACCATGGCCATGCTCCCTATGTGTCGGGTCACTGGAACCACGGGGATCGATTGGGGGACCACCAAAGGGGCTGCAGCTGTGGGGTCCAAGGGCTTCTTGGTTCCTGGGGGACTATGCCTGTCCCCTTCTGGCCTCAGCACCTGTCTTAGCGGCTTGCAAAACTCTGTGCCAAACACCTAAACACAGAAGAGAAGAGATGGCTCTTTAAGAGATAAGGTAGGTGGGGAAAGGAAGAGCTGCTTCAGCAAAAAAAGCTGTCATAGAAAACAGCAGTGAGTCTGTGGCATGGACCAAGCTGGAGAGCTGCTGCAGCCCATGGCAATGGCCTGCCCCTGGAGAGCCACACAGCCTGACTCCAGCCCCCGACCCAGAGTGACGTCCCCATCCTGAGATAAGTGACACCAATCTCGTTTACTCCCCACAGGCCTGCCAGAAACCCAGTAACCACCAAGCCACTGGTCGTCCCCCTTCACCTGCGGTTCCTGCTTCCCTCGAGGTGACGGCCACTGGTCGCTGTGAAAACACATGTGGCTGCTCAGCCCTTTCTCCGTATAAAACATCTGGCTGCAGTTCTTGCAGACAAAAGTGCTCCTGGGCTTCGTCCAGTCTGTGGGACTGCCGTTTTGCTGGTTACTGTGGGACATGGCAGGAAAGAAGAGTGGGAGATTAGGACTCTGTCCTTGATCactgattttttgttgtttttttttcttttttgtctataaCTCCAatccactgacttttttttttttttggagatggagtctcactctgttgcccagactggagtgcggtggcaccatctcggctcactgtaacctccacctcctgggttcaagtgattttcgtgcctcagcctcccaagtagctaagattacaggtgtgtgccaatatacgtggctaatttttatatttctagtagagacagagtttcaccatgttggccaggctggtctcgaattcctgacctcaaatgatccccctgcctcagcctcctgaagtgctgggattacaggcgtgagccaccgcgtccagcctgaCTACTCTTGATAAACCCTATAAAATGGAGGCTGTACCCTAATCCCATTAGGACTGAAAGCATCCTCCCCACTCACTTGTCCAGGGCCGGCACAGGAAGGCCAGAGGACTCCTGCCAGGGTGCATGCAGGATCGGGGGCTTCTTAACTTACCCTCTGCCTGCCACATTCTCTTCCTTCACCGGATGGGGGAGCCTGTAGATGTTTCCACCCTGAAGATGAAAATGCATCTGAACCAACACATCCAAAATGAAGAGGCAAGAAGAGCTCAAATTACagacttttagaagaaaacatcagagtaaatcttcatgaccttggattagacAGTGGTTTCTTAGATAAGACACCAAAGCAAAACAgacaaattagacttcatcaaaatgtaaaacttttagccaggcgtggtggctcatgcctgtgatcccaggactttgggaggccgaggtgggaggattgcttcagcccaggagtttgagaccagcctgggcaacatggcaaaaccccatctctacaaaaaatacaaaaattggcctggcataCTGGCATGGGCCTGaggtcccagcgactcaggaggctgaggtgggagaatcacttgagccaggagttcaaggttgcagtgagccatgatcgtacaacttcactccagcctgagtgacagtgagaccctgtctcaaaaaaaaataaaaaataaaaaataaaaacttttgtccTGCAAATGGTAtcataaataaagtgaaaagacagaccacaaaatgaaagaatatttgcaaGTCATGTGTCAGATAAGGGTCttgcatccagaatatatagagaactcaaaaaatagtaatctgattttaaaaaataagcaaaggacctgaacagacatttcttctagaaagatacacagatggccaATAAGAACACAGAAAGGTGTTCAACGTCAGCAGCCAcggggaaatacaaatcaaaaccacaatgagatactgcttcACACCCGCCAGGGTAGTTATAATTTAAACAAACCAcggacaataacaagtgttagtgaggacATGGAGAATGTGGAGCCCTcatacactgtgggtgggaagaGGAAACAAGCAAAACAGCCTAGTAGTTCCTCAGACCTAAAACAGAACTGCTGTACGACCTGGCGATTCTACTCCTAGAACATAAATCCCCATAAAAATTTGTACATGGgtgaatattcacagcagcaccatattcaaaatagccaaaaagtggaaacaacccaaatgtccatccactgatgaacagacaaataaaacGCGGCCTTATCCATCCAACAGAGGATCACTCAGTCatggaaaggaatgcagctctgccGTTTGCCACCCCACGGATGAGCCTGGAAAACGTCATgctgagtgaaggaagccagataCGAATGCCACAGAGTgcatgattccactcatatgcaATGTCCAGAACAGACacatccacagagacagaaaggagactCGTGGCTGCCAGGCCCTGGGGGGAGGGCGAGATTGTGGGTGACAACTAAGAAATGTGGGGTTCCTTTTGGGGAGATGAAACTGTTCTGGCAAAGAGTGGGGATGGTTGCACGATCTTGTGAATATACTACAAATTACCCAACgctacactttaaaatggtgtattcaggccaggcaccatgactcatgcctgtaatctcagcactttgggaggccgaggcaagcacatcacctgaggtcaggaaagaccagcctggccaacacagtgacaccctggctctactaaaaatacaaaaattagctgggcatggtgatgtgtgcctgtaatcccagctacttggaaggcccaggcaggagaattgcttgaacttgggaggcagaggctgcagtaagccaagattgcaccactatactccagcctgggcaacagagtgagagactccgtctcaaaaataaatttggccaggcacagtggctcacacctgcaatctcagcactttgggaggctgaggcgggtggatcacgaggtcaggagttcaagaccagcctggccaagatggtgaaacctcgtctctactaaacacacaaaaattagccagatgtggtggcgcatgcctgtaatcccagctactcggaggctgaggcagagaactgcttgaacccaggaggcggaggttgcaatgagctgagatagcaccactgcattccagcctgggcgacagagtgagactccatcataaataaataaataaaataaatttaaaaaataaaataaagtggtggatttggctgggcatggtggctcatgcctgtaatcccaacactttaggaggccgagatgagaggattgcttgagcccaggggttcaagaccaggctgggcaacatagcgagaccccctccatctctaaaaaatatataaaaaataaaatggtgcaTTATTTGGCACCTGAATAATAAAGatgttaacaaaacaaaaatgaggtaGCTGTGGTATGATGGGAAGCtactcatcctcctgagtagctgggaccacaggcgtgcaccaccatgcccaactaattttttttaaattttggtagagacagggtttcgccatgttgcccaggttggacatggagtcaggagacctggatGAGCTCTTTGGACCAGGCCCTCCAAACACAACATCTGGAGGAACCAGTGAATAATTATCAATGTGCTTAAGTGTGGGGCACGATGCAGGTGCCCACTTGTGCTTGTGGAAACCAAGACTCACAATCAGAAAACACATGGCCATTTCAAGCAGGAATCTTTAAAGGAAAGAGAGCATCTACCTTCATATCCTCTGAAGATTCTAAAAAGGCAAATCCAAAgggaaacaagagaaaaaaaaaagcaaaaaaggctTTGTGAGATAACAGTGTTTTGAACAACTCTGGGATATCCTcatgttgatctttttttttttttttaagacagggtcttgctctgttgcccaggctggagtgcagagacacaatctcagctcactgaaacctccatcttccaggttcaagcgattctcccccacctcagcctctcgagtagctgggaccacaggcgtgtgccaccacgcccagctacttttttaaaattttggtagagactgggtttcgccatgttgcctaggctgatctcgaactcctgagctcaagcagtctccccacttcagcctcccatcccaaagggctgggattacaggcataagccacctcacctggcctcattctggtctttttttttttagtggggaAAACCACAATCTTTCGGAACCTTAATTCCTTCCTCTGTAAAATTGCATCTGGGGACtctctgaaatgaaataaaatgcctgGACAACTAACAAATGCAAAGGAAACTCACTCCACTCTGGTCAGGCCACGTGAGAGAGAGCTGGTACCTGGATTCTGCTGAATATTGTCAGCTTGGACTTGGAGGGATCTGCCGGGGGCCCGGCCGATGAGAAGGAGGCCATGGCTACCTGGCTCGGAGAAGCCGCACAGCACATATCCATCTTCGCCTTCTCTTTCCGGAAGCCGGAGAATCGCGGGGCCCTGGGGTTGCCCAAGAGCCGGTAGCCTCCACCCCGGGAGCAGGCTGGGCCCTTTTCACCTTTTGTGATCCTTGAAGCCGCGCCATTCTCGGCTGGGGCCTGCTTCCCTGGCAGCGAGGCTCCTGGTGGCTCCTCCCCACCTAACTGGGTCTGCCGTTGGCCTGTGGAGGGGAAGATGTCCTCCAGGTCCAAGGTCCCTTTAGAGGATCGCAGCTGCTTGGCCAGAGAAGAGATGTCTGGATTCCTGGAAGGGTCCAGAGACGGTGCTGCAAGGGGCGTTGGAACCGCGGCCACTTTCAGTCCCCCCTTTGCGTCTCGTCTCGTGCTGCCGGGGGAGGCCTCTCTGGGAACCCCGGGTGTGGTTTTTCTCCTGCGGGCTGGGGAGCCCTCTGCCTCGGGGTTTCCAGGGCCGGCGTGGAGAGAGTCCACAGCAGGAGCCAGTGGTGGGGGCTGCTGCGGCCACGGCCCCTGCAGCGGCCTCAGGGCGGCTGGTTTGCCCTCGGGCGCAGGGAGCTGGGAGGAGACTGCTGCCACCTGGGCATGGGAGAAGATCCGCTGGGACTTGGTGATCATCTGGAACACCTGCATCTGCTCGTGGCTCACAAGAGGTTCCTGCGACTTGAGGAAGAGCTGGCGGAAGAGCGGCGAGGCATCCGCAGGGAGCCCGCCTGCCTTCTGGGCCTCCTGGAGGCCGGGCTCCCCGGGGTTCTGGCACAGGAAGGAGTCGCAGTCGACCTTGACCTTCTTGGGGGCGCAGGGGTCATCTTCCCCGCTGGCCGACCTGGGGTCGCTCGGGGCCTCCGCGGGGACCCTGAGGAGCGCGGCAGGGAAGGGCAGAGCATCCTCCAGGCCACCGCCGGGGCCGGGCGGGGACTCCTCCGAGGGGCTTCCGCTGCTGGGTCCCGGGCCAGACTCGGAGCCCTCCCGCGAGGGCACGGCCGAGGGCTTGTGGACAACAAACAcgttgttgcctttgcttttgggaCAGCCCGGCAGGTTCCGGAGCCACTGGAAGCTGTGGCTCGATGGCTGGGAACTGGCAGGGACCGTCTGGCCTCGgaagagaggcaggcaggcaggcacgGAGCCGCCTTCGGGCCAGCACTCCGCGGTGGACCGGGCCTGGAGCAGCGCGGTATCTGGCTCCGGCTCTGGCGGGTCGGGGGCGCCGTTCTCGGCGGCCCTGGAATTAGGGGCTGTGAACACGTCAGTGGCCGGCTCTTTCTGTGGGAGGCAAGGCTCCTCGGGAAGCTCGGTGTCCAGCGCTGCTGGGGCCGCGTGGGGGCCGGCTGGGGTGCAGGACGAGGACCCCGATGAGGCGGGGCAGGGACAGGCAGTGTTCCTCCCTTCGCTGTCTGAAGCCCCCGCCGGGGCTGGGCCAGGAGAAGGGGTCTTCTGGTGGACGATGCTACTCACGATGCGGCGCAGGAGGTCCCggtggggcaggagggagccGGGGGACCTGGCCTCTGGGGGCACCAGGGACCGCAGGCTGCTGGGGGGCGGCTGGCCGGCCGACTCGTGGGCGTGGGGGGAGTCCCCGCAGGCCTCTTCCTCCGGGGGGGCTTCCTTCAGGATGCACAGGCCGTGATGGACCTCGTAGTGCCGGCGCAGAGAGCGGTAGTCGCAGTAGCTCTTGCTGCAGCCCTGCTCGATGCACACGAAGGGCTTTGTCTTCTGGTGGGTGAGCATGTGCCCGGTCCTGGAGCCAGACACAAGCAGGGGCGTCACCGGGGCACCTGGGACCGGGCTTTCTGCTGTAGGACCCTGGTGGCCCCCAAAAGTCTGTGGTACAGTTGCACCACAATTCAGAAATTGTACTCAGCCCCCACGAGGAAAGACCACCCAGCAAACCCTGCTTCGGTCAAAGCCATCTGGCAGGGGAGTTCCTCTCCCCTCACCTTTAAGCAAACCCcttacagaaaagtaaaaaaaaaaaaaaaaaccagcggggcacagtggctcatgcctgtaatcccagcactttgggaggccgaggtgagtggatcacttgaggtcaggagtttgagaccagcctggccaacatggtaaaacccgtctctactaaaaatacaaaaaatttagctgggtgtagtggcacatgccagtaatcccagctactggggaagctgaggcaagagaatcacttgtacccaggagatGAAGtgcattgcagtgagccgagatcacaccactgcactccagcctgggtgacagagtgagactctatctcaataaacaaacaaacaaataaataaaattttaaaaaatacaaaaaaaaaaatccactgaggCCAGATCAGATTTCCCCAGAGTGGGTTCCCAAGGAACACAAAGACCTCCAGAGTTGCTCCTCAAGGACTTTGGCACAGCTAATAAATAAGTTTTGAAAAAACACCATTCACTCCTTGGAGGTTCACGATGCACAGTagcaaatttaattaattaattttttgtttttgagacggagtcttgctctgtcacccaggctggagtgcaatggcacgatctcggctcactgcaactctgccccccaggttcaagcgattcttgtgcctcagcctccaagtagctgggactacaggtgcgtgccaccacgcccagctaatttttgtatttttagtagagacggggttttgccttgttggccaagctggtctcgaactcctgaccctcaagtgatctgcctgccttggcctcccaaagtgctgagattacaggcgtgagccactgtagcCGGCACACAGTAGCAAATGTAAAAGCCACACAGAGAGAGACCTGTTTAACTTTCAGTGTCTCTCAAACTTATTTGCCCAGAGaactgtttttggttttgttttcaaaaagccCCTATTAGCATTCCTGAGAACCAGAATTCTGCAGAATAGACTGGAGGAGATGCTAACTTGGGGACGATCCTTCCTTTAACAAAGGAATCTGTGCCTTACCGTAGGAGACCCCTAAGAAGATGCTACCTGGAACCCCCCACAGCAAAGAAGCCAATTTACAGAGGCCCAATCCATAGAAACATTATAG
The DNA window shown above is from Homo sapiens chromosome 19, GRCh38.p14 Primary Assembly and carries:
- the ZNF541 gene encoding zinc finger protein 541 isoform X5, whose amino-acid sequence is MDQYSLGDEGALPSEMHLPSFSESQGLNCSDTLNRDLGPNTRGFLYAGLSGLDPDPSLPTPDMSSEVLEDNLDTLSLYSGKDSDSVKLLEEYADSESQASLQDLGLGVLKAKEADEGGRATSGSARKGKRQHSSPQNPLLDCSLCGKVFSSASSLSKHYLTHSQERKHVCKICSKAFKRQDHLYVGVWTGHMLTHQKTKPFVCIEQGCSKSYCDYRSLRRHYEVHHGLCILKEAPPEEEACGDSPHAHESAGQPPPSSLRSLVPPEARSPGSLLPHRDLLRRIVSSIVHQKTPSPGPAPAGASDSEGRNTACPCPASSGSSSCTPAGPHAAPAALDTELPEEPCLPQKEPATDVFTAPNSRAAENGAPDPPEPEPDTALLQARSTAECWPEGGSVPACLPLFRGQTVPASSQPSSHSFQWLRNLPGCPKSKGNNVFVVHKPSAVPSREGSESGPGPSSGSPSEESPPGPGGGLEDALPFPAALLRVPAEAPSDPRSASGEDDPCAPKKVKVDCDSFLCQNPGEPGLQEAQKAGGLPADASPLFRQLFLKSQEPLVSHEQMQVFQMITKSQRIFSHAQVAAVSSQLPAPEGKPAALRPLQGPWPQQPPPLAPAVDSLHAGPGNPEAEGSPARRRKTTPGVPREASPGSTRRDAKGGLKVAAVPTPLAAPSLDPSRNPDISSLAKQLRSSKGTLDLEDIFPSTGQRQTQLGGEEPPGASLPGKQAPAENGAASRITKGEKGPACSRGGGYRLLGNPRAPRFSGFRKEKAKMDMCCAASPSQVAMASFSSAGPPADPSKSKLTIFSRIQGGNIYRLPHPVKEENVAGRGNQQNGSPTDWTKPRSTFVCKNCSQMFYTEKGLSSHMCFHSDQWPSPRGKQEPQGQEKDGEERDSKESSQQRKRKKRPPPSTAGEPGPAGCHQSRLRSPMFLVDCLLKGLFQCSPYTPPPMLSPIREGSGVYFNTLCSTSTQASPDQLISSMLDQVDGSFGICVVKDDTKISIEPHINIGSRFQAEIPELQERSLAGTDEHVASLVWKPWGDMMISSETQDRVTELCNVACSSVMPGGGTNLELALHCLHEAQGNVQVALETLLLRGPHKPRTHLLADYRYTGSDVWTPIEKRLFKKAFYAHKKDFYLIHKMIQTKTVAQCVEYYYIWKKMIKFDCGRAPGLEKRVKREPEEVERTEEKVPCSPRERPSHHPTPKLKTKSYRRESILSSSPNAGSKRTPELLGSAESQGIFPCRECERVFDKIKSRNAHMKRHRLQDHVEPIIRVKWPVKPFQLKEEELGADIGPLQW
- the ZNF541 gene encoding zinc finger protein 541 isoform X4: MDQYSLGDEGALPSEMHLPSFSESQGLNCSDTLNRDLGPNTRGFLYAGLSGLDPDPSLPTPDMSSEVLEDNLDTLSLYSGKDSDSVKLLEEYADSESQASLQDLGLGVLKAKEADEGGRATSGSARKGKRQHSSPQNPLLDCSLCGKVFSSASSLSKHYLTHSQERKHVCKICSKAFKRQDHLYVGVWTGHMLTHQKTKPFVCIEQGCSKSYCDYRSLRRHYEVHHGLCILKEAPPEEEACGDSPHAHESAGQPPPSSLRSLVPPEARSPGSLLPHRDLLRRIVSSIVHQKTPSPGPAPAGASDSEGRNTACPCPASSGSSSCTPAGPHAAPAALDTELPEEPCLPQKEPATDVFTAPNSRAAENGAPDPPEPEPDTALLQARSTAECWPEGGSVPACLPLFRGQTVPASSQPSSHSFQWLRNLPGCPKSKGNNVFVVHKPSAVPSREGSESGPGPSSGSPSEESPPGPGGGLEDALPFPAALLRVPAEAPSDPRSASGEDDPCAPKKVKVDCDSFLCQNPGEPGLQEAQKAGGLPADASPLFRQLFLKSQEPLVSHEQMQVFQMITKSQRIFSHAQVAAVSSQLPAPEGKPAALRPLQGPWPQQPPPLAPAVDSLHAGPGNPEAEGSPARRRKTTPGVPREASPGSTRRDAKGGLKVAAVPTPLAAPSLDPSRNPDISSLAKQLRSSKGTLDLEDIFPSTGQRQTQLGGEEPPGASLPGKQAPAENGAASRITKGEKGPACSRGGGYRLLGNPRAPRFSGFRKEKAKMDMCCAASPSQVAMASFSSAGPPADPSKSKLTIFSRIQGGNIYRLPHPVKEENVAGRGNQQNGSPTDWTKPRSTFVCKNCSQMFYTEKGLSSHMCFHSDQWPSPRGKQEPQVFGTEFCKPLRQVLRPEGDRHSPPGTKKPLDPTAAAPLVVPQSIPVVPVTRHIGSMAMGQEKDGEERDSKESSQQRKRKKRPPPSTAGEPGPAGCHQSRLRSPMFLVDCLLKGLFQCSPYTPPPMLSPIREGSGVYFNTLCSTSTQASPDQLISSMLDQVDGSFGICVVKDDTKISIEPHINIGSRFQAEIPELQERSLAGTDEHVASLVWKPWGDMMISSETQDRVTELCNVACSSVMPGGGTNLELALHCLHEAQGNVQIQTKTVAQCVEYYYIWKKMIKFDCGRAPGLEKRVKREPEEVERTEEKVPCSPRERPSHHPTPKLKTKSYRRESILSSSPNAGSKRTPELLGSAESQGIFPCRECERVFDKIKSRNAHMKRHRLQDHVEPIIRVKWPVKPFQLKEEELGADIGPLQW
- the ZNF541 gene encoding zinc finger protein 541 isoform X6; translation: MSSEVLEDNLDTLSLYSGKDSDSVKLLEEYADSESQASLQDLGLGVLKAKEADEGGRATSGSARKGKRQHSSPQNPLLDCSLCGKVFSSASSLSKHYLTHSQERKHVCKICSKAFKRQDHLYVGVWTGHMLTHQKTKPFVCIEQGCSKSYCDYRSLRRHYEVHHGLCILKEAPPEEEACGDSPHAHESAGQPPPSSLRSLVPPEARSPGSLLPHRDLLRRIVSSIVHQKTPSPGPAPAGASDSEGRNTACPCPASSGSSSCTPAGPHAAPAALDTELPEEPCLPQKEPATDVFTAPNSRAAENGAPDPPEPEPDTALLQARSTAECWPEGGSVPACLPLFRGQTVPASSQPSSHSFQWLRNLPGCPKSKGNNVFVVHKPSAVPSREGSESGPGPSSGSPSEESPPGPGGGLEDALPFPAALLRVPAEAPSDPRSASGEDDPCAPKKVKVDCDSFLCQNPGEPGLQEAQKAGGLPADASPLFRQLFLKSQEPLVSHEQMQVFQMITKSQRIFSHAQVAAVSSQLPAPEGKPAALRPLQGPWPQQPPPLAPAVDSLHAGPGNPEAEGSPARRRKTTPGVPREASPGSTRRDAKGGLKVAAVPTPLAAPSLDPSRNPDISSLAKQLRSSKGTLDLEDIFPSTGQRQTQLGGEEPPGASLPGKQAPAENGAASRITKGEKGPACSRGGGYRLLGNPRAPRFSGFRKEKAKMDMCCAASPSQVAMASFSSAGPPADPSKSKLTIFSRIQGGNIYRLPHPVKEENVAGRGNQQNGSPTDWTKPRSTFVCKNCSQMFYTEKGLSSHMCFHSDQWPSPRGKQEPQVFGTEFCKPLRQVLRPEGDRHSPPGTKKPLDPTAAAPLVVPQSIPVVPVTRHIGSMAMGQEKDGEERDSKESSQQRKRKKRPPPSTAGEPGPAGCHQSRLRSPMFLVDCLLKGLFQCSPYTPPPMLSPIREGSGVYFNTLCSTSTQASPDQLISSMLDQVDGSFGICVVKDDTKISIEPHINIGSRFQAEIPELQERSLAGTDEHVASLVWKPWGDMMISSETQDRVTELCNVACSSVMPGGGTNLELALHCLHEAQGNVQVALETLLLRGPHKPRTHLLADYRYTGSDVWTPIEKRLFKKAFYAHKKDFYLIHKMIQTKTVAQCVEYYYIWKKMIKFDCGRAPGLEKRVKREPEEVERTEEKVPCSPRERPSHHPTPKLKTKSYRRESILSSSPNAGSKRTPELLGSAESQGIFPCRECERVFDKIKSRNAHMKRHRLQDHVEPIIRVKWPVKPFQLKEEELGADIGPLQW
- the ZNF541 gene encoding zinc finger protein 541 isoform X8, which translates into the protein MDQYSLGDEGALPSEMHLPSFSESQGLNCSDTLNRDLGPNTRGFLYAGLSGLDPDPSLPTPDMSSEVLEDNLDTLSLYSGKDSDSVKLLEEYADSESQASLQDLGLGVLKAKEADEGGRATSGSARKGKRQHSSPQNPLLDCSLCGKVFSSASSLSKHYLTHSQERKHVCKICSKAFKRQDHLYVGVWTGHMLTHQKTKPFVCIEQGCSKSYCDYRSLRRHYEVHHGLCILKEAPPEEEACGDSPHAHESAGQPPPSSLRSLVPPEARSPGSLLPHRDLLRRIVSSIVHQKTPSPGPAPAGASDSEGRNTACPCPASSGSSSCTPAGPHAAPAALDTELPEEPCLPQKEPATDVFTAPNSRAAENGAPDPPEPEPDTALLQARSTAECWPEGGSVPACLPLFRGQTVPASSQPSSHSFQWLRNLPGCPKSKGNNVFVVHKPSAVPSREGSESGPGPSSGSPSEESPPGPGGGLEDALPFPAALLRVPAEAPSDPRSASGEDDPCAPKKVKVDCDSFLCQNPGEPGLQEAQKAGGLPADASPLFRQLFLKSQEPLVSHEQMQVFQMITKSQRIFSHAQVAAVSSQLPAPEGKPAALRPLQGPWPQQPPPLAPAVDSLHAGPGNPEAEGSPARRRKTTPGVPREASPGSTRRDAKGGLKVAAVPTPLAAPSLDPSRNPDISSLAKQLRSSKGTLDLEDIFPSTGQRQTQLGGEEPPGASLPGKQAPAENGAASRITKGEKGPACSRGGGYRLLGNPRAPRFSGFRKEKAKMDMCCAASPSQVAMASFSSAGPPADPSKSKLTIFSRIQGGNIYRLPHPVKEENVAGRGNQQNGSPTDWTKPRSTFVCKNCSQMFYTEKGLSSHMCFHSDQWPSPRGKQEPQVFGTEFCKPLRQVLRPEGDRHSPPGTKKPLDPTAAAPLVVPQSIPVVPVTRHIGSMAMIKWMGPLASVW